The Paenibacillus sp. FSL H7-0357 nucleotide sequence ATTAGCCGCAGTTACGTATCACGAATTGAGAAGCGTGCGTTAATGAAGCTGTATCATGAGTTTTATAAGGCGAAGCGCTGAGATTATCGGGTCTGTCTTTTGACAGACTCTTTTTGTTGTCGAAATTTGGACATGTAGTTCCAAAGATTATGTGAAAAGTAGGATTCCTATGTAAAACATTTGAAATTTGATGTTATAATTTGGATAATACAAGTCTTTTATTGCGTAATCTGGAGGGGGACACGATGAGTATTTCAGTTTTTCTGAGCTATCCAAAACCATATGTAAAAAGGCAGCAAGAATTTGTAGAGCAATTAAACGTTATTTGAGAGGTAGAGGATTTTCGCCTAGGACTTTAGGTGTGACTGATTACGACATGGATGCTCCACTTACTGCCATTCGAAGATTAATGTTAGAATCAAACGGTATAATTACTATAGCATTTAGAAGGGCTTTTATTGAGAAGGGGATTGGAAAACCCAATGGTGATATAGGACAAGATAGTTATGATATTTCAAACAATTGGATGACAAGCCCATACTCCCACATTGAACCTGCGATGGCATTTCAAATTGGATTACCAATCTTAATTTTTAGAGAAGATGGAGTAATTGCTGAAGGTATTCTTGAGCAAGGTGTAACGGGATTGTATATGCCGGAATTCAATCTTGATAAGCAAATTAATTATTTTGATACATTAGAATGGACACAAGTTATAGGGAAATGGGAGGGACATGTTCGCTCTGTGGTTCAGAATAAAGGCTGTCCTCCAAAATTATATTAATTAAAAAATTTAATTATCTTAAAGAAGGCCTAACTACATATTTGTAACTATTACGCTTCAATATTTTTTTTGGTCCGCGTTTTTTTTGTGATTTCTTATTCCGAACAATTCGTCTTCTCGAGCGATCGTGGGGTCATACCAATCAGCCTTGGCATGAGTTTTATAAGGCGAAGTAGTAATCTGTGACTCTAAGTGAGAAAATTATTTGTCGTACTTTTTACACACTGCTATCAAGAAGATTCCTTGAAGGTTTCGTCTACTTTTTAATTGTTGAGCTAATGTTTACTTCAAAAGTCGTTCTTAGAGAAAGAAAATTATATAAATAAGACCAACGGCCATTATTATCGTGAACATTAAAATATAAGAATTACTATTGCTTTATTACTTTTGGTGTAAGGGGTATAGGGCTTGGGCAAAGAATAGTCTAGTTTGTATCTTTCCCAGACGATATAGCGCAGAATCAAGCCATCGAACCCCAAGTACCTACCAACTCACACCCACCAACCATATAGTCTTACATGTGAAGTTGAGAGATGTACTAAAGAACCAAACAGGGCTTAGAAGATGGTAGTAAAACCTGTCTCAGCAGTAACTTTATCGTCAGCCCCGTATTTAACGTCTACAGGCGACACATATGTACCGCTCCACTTTGCAAGTCAGGACTAGTGGCTTCAGTTCGATTATGCAGATATATACAGATGAATGTTTTGCGATTATACATTATTTGTTGAGAATAAAAAATCTATGCCTCGCACTTTAGCAAAAATACAATAACATGGCCGGTATAAAATTTGAGTATATTTAAGAAGGGGTTTATATGCTGTTTAAAGAATTTACAGAAGTACCTAATTATTATAATGATTATATACCTTAATGTGATTAGAAGGATGAGATTATATGGTTTTTACTAATGTCCATTTAAACTGGCTACAAGATACTGGATTAAGTTTAACAACGAACGAAGGTAAGACTATTACTGTTTTGGAATTTCTCCACCAACCTGATGAAACTATATTATCAGAATGGGCAAAACATTTCAGGAATCATTATTGTCTTGACAATGAAATTGATTTTCTTAGGGGTGGGACAGGACTAGATCGGAAAAATTATCTTGTCGATATTAAATTTCCAAGTTCTCGTAATGCTCCTGGACCTAGTATTAGAGCGGGTGACTTTGGAGAAATATTATCTGCAGATTATCTTGAGTATATTTTAAATTATTGGGTTCCTAGAACTAGATATAGCAATAAAGCGGTAAGAAATGAGTCGACTAAAGGTAGTGACGTTCTTGGCTTTAAGTTTATTCATAATAATGGTGAATCCCTGGAGGATACATTGGCTATATTCGAGGCGAAAACCCAATTTTCAGGAAGAGAACCAAATCCAAGGTTACAGGACGCTGTTGACGGCTCAGCTAAAGACCATGCAAGACGTGCTGAGTCATTAAATGCTATTAAACAAAGATTTTTAGATAAAGGCATTGTGGGAGAAGCTTTGCGCATTCAGAGATTTCAGAATATTGAAGATCACCCATATAAAGAATTGTACGGTGCTGTTGCCATTTTAAGCTCAAATTATTACGAGAGTAATCTACTTCGGGCAACTATAACGAACAATCATCCAAATTCTGTTGACCTAATGTTAATGGTTATTAAGGGTGAAGATCTTATGCCGCTTGTTACTGAGTTGTACAGGAGGGCTGCAGATGAGGCCTAGTAAAAATTCGGAATTATTATTAGGAGCAACACGTTCTAAAGCAAAAATGTTTGAATATGGGGTACTCGAAGAGCATCACATAGAATTACCCAAAGATCCAGCAAGATTGTTCTCTTTAACTATTGGATTGCTTGGTGAGTATACTGCCAGATTAAATAGGAGAGATATTACTTTAGAACAAGAATCCGCTTTAAAAGAGGATTTACACTTTGCCGCCTATTTTTTTGATTCATACTTACAATCTCGACTTGATTTAACTTTAAAACCTTATCTATTACTACTTGGTTCTGCATCGTATTATTTATGTGACTTACCTGGTAGTTCCAAAGTTTTAGCGTATAAGATCACAGATTCTCCAGATTTGGGAGCGTTTGGTTTAGAAAACTTACTGATATGGTTGCTTATGGGGGAGTATGCTGAACCATTGCAGATTGAAGGTATGTACTCTGCAATTATTTTTTTAATAAGCGAAGCTTTCGTTCTATTTTGGCATAATGGACGAAATACACTTGATGTAGAGAGGTATTGTCAAGAACTTCGAGAGAGCATTTACTTAAATGGAACCTCCAGAGAACTATTAATAGCAGATATTATTTTTTCAATAGTGAGGAAGAAAGTTGAAAATTCAAGCTGGTCCTCTTTACCTTTGTATACTAATTTATCTCTTGATACTTGGAGAAGTGCAATTCAAAAAGAGTCCTTTATTAAGGAACTGTGGCCTGCCCAACACTTACTTGGTTTGAATGGTTTTTTTATTGGTAAATCCGGTGTGGTTCAAATGCCCACTAGTGCCGGGAAAACAAAATCAATTGAAATTATTATTAGGGCAGCCTTTATAACTAATCGAACTTCACTTGCAGTTATAGTTGCCCCATTTCGTGCACTTTGTCAAGAAATAAATAGTGATTTACATAATGCATTTATTGATGAAAATAATATTCTTGTAAATGAATTGACGGATGTTCCCCTAATTGATTTTAGTTTAGATACATCATTAAATGTAAAACAAATTTTAATTGTAACTCCAGAGAAATTACTGTACATATTAAGACATAATCCCGATATATCAGAAGATATTGGTTTAATAATTTATGATGAAGGACATCAGTTCGATAATGGCTCAAGAGGCATTACCTACGAACTATTACTTACCTCACTTAAGCACATGATATCAATAGAAACTCAAATGGTTTTAATTTCGGCGGTAATAAGTAATGCGGATATTATTGGTGAGTGGTTAATAGGTGAAAATTCGATTAATGTTGACGGGTCACACTTAACTCCGACTTTTCGTACCTTTGCTTTTGCTAGTTGGATCCACCAACTTGGGAGGTTAGAGTTTGTATCTAACCATAATCCAGAAGTAGGCGAGTTTTTTGTGCCTAGGATAATTGAGCCAATACAGTTAAATCTAATAGGAAGAGAGAGAAGTCCAAGGATATTTCCAAATAAAGAAGATAGCCAAAGTATTGCGCTATTTCTTGCTTTAAAACTAGTGAATAATGGGACTGTTGCT carries:
- a CDS encoding Hachiman antiphage defense system protein HamA encodes the protein MVFTNVHLNWLQDTGLSLTTNEGKTITVLEFLHQPDETILSEWAKHFRNHYCLDNEIDFLRGGTGLDRKNYLVDIKFPSSRNAPGPSIRAGDFGEILSADYLEYILNYWVPRTRYSNKAVRNESTKGSDVLGFKFIHNNGESLEDTLAIFEAKTQFSGREPNPRLQDAVDGSAKDHARRAESLNAIKQRFLDKGIVGEALRIQRFQNIEDHPYKELYGAVAILSSNYYESNLLRATITNNHPNSVDLMLMVIKGEDLMPLVTELYRRAADEA